The following DNA comes from Mesorhizobium sp. B2-1-8.
CATCTTCCGCTCGGCCCAGTCAATGACATAGCCAGCGGTCTTGCCGATGAGGAAGGGATTGGCCTCGATCACCGCTGAACCCAGAACGGCGCTCAATTGCGACGAACCCGGCGCCGCCAGCACCTGGTGCGCCCCTTCCATGCCGAGGAAATGGCAAAGATACAGGCGCCCGGCGGTGATCTGGTGGCCGCGGGCGCGCAGATAGGCCTCCCCTTCGCGCGCCAGGTCGCGCACCATTTCGCGCGACAGCGTCGCGTCATAGCGAAGCGCGAGCAGGTCGGCGGTCGAAAGCGATCGGGCAAGGTCGGGACGATAGGTGTTCATCATCCGGATCCAGGTCTTGGTGATGAACTGGCCGGCGCCCGTTGCCGACGAGTTGGGGTTCTTGGCGCGGGCGCTGCCGCCGCTTTCGACGTGGACGATCCGGTCGGTCAGCGTCTCGACCGCGGAATCGCCGGGCCCGCCCGAACTGACGGAAACGGCGGTGGCGACTGCGGTGACTGTCCCCAGCGGGTCGATCGCCTCGCCGTTCTCGTAGAGCTCGAAATGCAGATGCGGGCCGGTCGAAAGTCCCGTAGTGCCGATATAGCCGATGACGTCGCCAGCCTTCACCTTGGTGCCGACGCCGCTGGCGATGGCGAATTTTTGCATATGCGCGTAGCGCGTCTCGCGGCCGTTGGCATGCGTGATCTTCACCAGATTGCCATAGCTGCCGCCATCGCCCTGGAAGGAAATCTCGCCGTCGAACGCGGCCATGACAGGGGTCCCGACCGGAGCCGCCCAGTCGACACCTTTGTGGATCCGAACCGTGCCGAGGATCGGATGCTTGCGTGGGCCGAAGGTCGACGTCATCACGCCGCTCACCGGCGTAACCATGCCGTTAGTGACGGTCAGCGAACGAACCTGATCATCGCCGGTCACGCAGGCATACTGGCCATCGCTTTGCTGGAAGACGAAGCAGTCGAGGTTCTTGTCCTTACCCTGGACGCCGACATAAAGCACCCGTCCGGAGATCTCGCCCTGGTCGCGCGGCCTCTGCGAATAGATCATCACCAGACGCTGGTCCTCGCTGGCGAAAGCGTCGAGATCCTGTCCCCTCGACAGATACATGATCGCTTCGCCGATCACGCTGGTCGGCACCTTGTTGCGTGCCGCGGTCGAGTAGATTGCGTCGAGCAGGCGGTACTGCCGCTTGGGCCCGCCCTGGTCCGAGGCACCGGAATAGTTGAAGAGGTCCTCGCTCACCCAGGGGTCGACCCCTGAAACGAAGGCGCCCGCTGCGTTGCGCGTCAGCGTACCGACATAGACCTTCC
Coding sequences within:
- a CDS encoding M23 family metallopeptidase; translation: MTHSIDTSFKQKKLARLAERRRKLWRRVLAGVATLTVIAIATGFYLTKDNWSFGDEDEELHPVEGMEDVPPDASVYVPAIIDLAGDPMWITLAPDADTAAKGHTVARPAELDSSGASPQIEILSDVMLSASEKFMTTIPSTQEDFAFFKAQRQTAPKPSTGPDDQQPTSPAPSPNDQPGDLANDLQAPPDAGDIPAGSAPKADADSPEAGWGETIDQREAALPAFKRTAIENNTTVATVTSEYQRFAATEDTFVKILNDRSLESVALDAHFSEEDARLAGEALKALFKRDGLEAGFVVAMRGFRPNRETTTLSLMQVSVYARKVYVGTLTRNAAGAFVSGVDPWVSEDLFNYSGASDQGGPKRQYRLLDAIYSTAARNKVPTSVIGEAIMYLSRGQDLDAFASEDQRLVMIYSQRPRDQGEISGRVLYVGVQGKDKNLDCFVFQQSDGQYACVTGDDQVRSLTVTNGMVTPVSGVMTSTFGPRKHPILGTVRIHKGVDWAAPVGTPVMAAFDGEISFQGDGGSYGNLVKITHANGRETRYAHMQKFAIASGVGTKVKAGDVIGYIGTTGLSTGPHLHFELYENGEAIDPLGTVTAVATAVSVSSGGPGDSAVETLTDRIVHVESGGSARAKNPNSSATGAGQFITKTWIRMMNTYRPDLARSLSTADLLALRYDATLSREMVRDLAREGEAYLRARGHQITAGRLYLCHFLGMEGAHQVLAAPGSSQLSAVLGSAVIEANPFLIGKTAGYVIDWAERKMGQKVPRVVTDASQPTTTTTELRQTSPEFEKYKQAIAGLLNSIQGTLEPG